A genomic window from Micromonospora sp. WMMA1947 includes:
- the rpsP gene encoding 30S ribosomal protein S16, with the protein MAVKIRLLRMGKIRNPQYRIVVADSRTKRDGRAIEFVGVYQPKEDPSVIEVKSERVQYWLSVGAQPSEAVQRLLELTGDWQKFKGLPAPPPLKVAPERADRKAAYEAEAKAAAGVADTPAKPAKKAAAKAEEPKAEAKAEEQTGAESGEQA; encoded by the coding sequence GTGGCCGTAAAGATCCGGCTCCTGCGGATGGGCAAGATCCGCAACCCGCAGTACCGCATCGTCGTCGCCGACTCGCGCACCAAGCGTGACGGTCGCGCGATCGAGTTCGTCGGTGTGTACCAGCCGAAGGAAGACCCTTCGGTGATCGAGGTCAAGTCGGAGCGGGTCCAGTACTGGCTCTCGGTCGGCGCCCAGCCGAGCGAGGCCGTGCAGCGCCTGCTGGAGCTGACCGGTGACTGGCAGAAGTTCAAGGGCCTGCCCGCGCCGCCGCCGCTCAAGGTCGCCCCCGAGCGGGCCGACCGCAAGGCGGCGTACGAGGCCGAGGCGAAGGCCGCCGCCGGCGTGGCGGACACCCCGGCCAAGCCGGCCAAGAAGGCCGCCGCCAAGGCGGAGGAGCCGAAGGCCGAGGCCAAGGCCGAGGAGCAGACCGGTGCCGAGTCCGGCGAGCAGGCCTGA
- the rimM gene encoding ribosome maturation factor RimM (Essential for efficient processing of 16S rRNA), producing MLLVVGRIGKPHGIRGEVTVEVRTDEPEARFAPGSVLTTEPGVTPSEPGAWRVPPTLTVEAARWHQGRLLVAFEGVLERDVAEALRNTLLGVDSADVAPPEDPEEFHDHQLVGLAVVTRDGEHVGEVARIDHAPASDMLVLRRPEGRTALVPFVKAIVPEVDLAGGRVVVDLPGGLLDL from the coding sequence ATGCTTCTCGTCGTCGGCCGGATCGGTAAGCCGCACGGCATCCGCGGTGAGGTCACCGTGGAGGTGCGTACCGACGAGCCCGAAGCACGGTTCGCCCCCGGTTCGGTGTTGACCACCGAACCGGGGGTCACCCCGTCGGAGCCCGGCGCCTGGCGGGTGCCGCCGACACTCACCGTCGAGGCGGCCCGCTGGCACCAGGGCCGCCTGCTGGTGGCCTTCGAGGGCGTGCTGGAGCGCGACGTCGCCGAGGCGCTGCGCAACACGCTGCTCGGCGTGGACAGCGCCGACGTCGCCCCGCCGGAGGACCCGGAGGAGTTCCACGACCACCAGCTGGTCGGGCTCGCCGTGGTCACCCGCGACGGCGAGCACGTGGGCGAGGTGGCCCGCATCGACCACGCGCCCGCGTCCGACATGCTGGTGCTGCGGCGCCCCGAGGGGCGTACCGCGCTGGTCCCGTTCGTCAAGGCGATCGTGCCCGAGGTGGATCTGGCCGGCGGTCGCGTCGTCGTCGACCTGCCCGGCGGCCTGCTCGACCTCTAG
- a CDS encoding DUF402 domain-containing protein produces the protein MRPGDPAGRFAPGRLILHRNVRHGRIGWVRSARVVSDDERGLLLWVARTAPVAHEVTEAGLGMRAVPFAEWVTSSYRLAQGLWNGPPVLKFLPTGAAHSVWWFRDAAGRFQNWYVNLEEPGVRWDDGAVAGVDMVDQDLDVVVYPDRSWEWKDEDEFAERLAFPEHYWVTDEKAVRAEGERVIRIAEAGEFPFDGTWCDFTPPAEWDVPDELPPGWDRPPVR, from the coding sequence ATGCGGCCCGGCGATCCGGCCGGCCGGTTCGCGCCGGGGCGGCTGATCCTGCACCGGAACGTTCGGCACGGCCGGATCGGCTGGGTCCGGTCGGCCCGCGTGGTCTCCGACGACGAGCGCGGCCTGCTGCTCTGGGTGGCGCGGACAGCGCCCGTCGCGCACGAGGTGACGGAGGCCGGCCTGGGCATGCGGGCCGTGCCGTTCGCCGAGTGGGTGACGTCGTCCTACCGGCTCGCGCAGGGGCTGTGGAACGGGCCGCCGGTGCTGAAGTTCCTGCCCACGGGCGCGGCCCACTCGGTCTGGTGGTTCCGCGACGCCGCCGGCCGCTTCCAGAACTGGTACGTCAACCTGGAGGAGCCCGGCGTCCGCTGGGACGACGGCGCGGTGGCCGGCGTCGACATGGTCGACCAGGACCTCGACGTGGTGGTGTACCCGGACCGCAGCTGGGAGTGGAAGGACGAGGACGAGTTCGCCGAGCGGCTGGCGTTCCCGGAGCACTACTGGGTGACCGACGAGAAGGCGGTACGCGCCGAGGGCGAGCGGGTGATCCGGATCGCGGAGGCGGGGGAGTTCCCGTTCGACGGCACATGGTGCGACTTCACTCCACCCGCGGAATGGGACGTACCGGACGAACTTCCGCCGGGGTGGGACCGCCCGCCGGTGCGCTGA
- a CDS encoding RNA-binding protein, with product MPSPASRPDMPLRPALEHLVKGIVDHPDDVRVRMVDSRRGKRLEVRVHPEDLGTVIGRSGRTAKALRQVIGSIGGRGVRVDIVDSY from the coding sequence GTGCCGAGTCCGGCGAGCAGGCCTGACATGCCGCTGCGTCCCGCTCTGGAGCACCTGGTCAAGGGCATCGTCGACCACCCGGACGACGTCCGGGTGCGCATGGTCGACTCCCGTCGGGGCAAGCGCCTCGAAGTCCGCGTGCACCCCGAGGACCTCGGTACGGTGATCGGGCGGTCCGGCCGGACCGCCAAGGCGCTGCGCCAGGTGATCGGCTCCATCGGCGGGCGTGGGGTACGCGTCGACATCGTCGACTCGTACTGA
- a CDS encoding TetR family transcriptional regulator — translation MPKPRNATPVRDTIVDAARSLTVTTGWAGVRMGAVASAAGVSRQTVYNEFGTKAGLGEALARYEVDRFVGQVRSALDEHDADVRAAAYAAIHRTLASAAENPLVRAVLTSTPGGSEELLPYLTTRSELVLAEAARALLEWTGERLPGADPAALAFAADSVVRLVVSHIVLPGGPVDETADRLADLAVRLFLTAATAR, via the coding sequence ATGCCTAAGCCGAGAAACGCCACTCCGGTGCGCGACACGATCGTCGACGCCGCCCGTTCGCTGACCGTCACGACCGGCTGGGCCGGGGTCCGGATGGGTGCGGTCGCGAGCGCGGCGGGGGTGAGCCGGCAGACGGTCTACAACGAGTTCGGCACCAAGGCGGGCCTGGGCGAGGCGCTGGCCCGGTACGAGGTGGACCGGTTCGTCGGCCAGGTCCGGTCCGCGCTCGACGAGCACGACGCCGACGTCCGCGCGGCCGCGTACGCGGCGATCCACCGCACCCTCGCCTCGGCCGCCGAGAACCCGCTGGTGCGGGCGGTCCTGACGAGCACACCGGGCGGCTCGGAGGAGCTGTTGCCCTATCTGACCACCCGGTCCGAGTTGGTGCTCGCCGAGGCCGCGCGGGCGCTGCTGGAGTGGACCGGCGAACGCCTGCCCGGCGCCGATCCGGCAGCCCTGGCGTTCGCGGCGGACAGCGTCGTACGCCTGGTGGTGAGCCACATCGTGTTGCCCGGTGGCCCTGTCGACGAGACCGCCGACCGGCTGGCCGACCTGGCGGTGCGCCTGTTCCTGACGGCGGCGACGGCCCGCTAG
- the proS gene encoding proline--tRNA ligase, translated as MARVLTPRAEDFPRWYQDLIAKAKLADNGPVRGTMVIRPAGYAIWERMQAEMDARIKAAGAENAYFPLFIPESYLKREAEHVEGFSPELAVVTHGGGKQLAEPVVVRPTSETVIGEFMAKWIDSYRDLPLLLNQWANVVRWELRPRIFLRTSEFLWQEGHTAHATREDARAYARRILHEAYEDLMVNVLGIPVVVGLKTARERFAGATATYTCEGMMGDGKALQLGTSHELGQNFAKAFDISYSSAEGGREHAWTTSWGTSTRMLGGLIMCHGDDNGLRVPPKLAPVQAYVMVVKDGEGVSQAAAKLCDALRDAGVRVALDDRTDTAFGRRAVDAELRGYPVRVEVGPRDLAAGNAVVVRRTDGSKAPTPVADVVGAVLAALEADQRALHDQALEFRRSRTVEVSTLAEAIEASATGWARVPWSAVGVEGEAEANGQGVTVRCLVRADGSVPDSEDEPDLVAILARAY; from the coding sequence ATGGCACGCGTGCTCACTCCCCGTGCGGAGGACTTTCCCCGCTGGTACCAGGACCTGATCGCCAAGGCGAAGCTGGCCGACAACGGCCCGGTCCGGGGGACCATGGTGATCCGACCGGCCGGCTACGCCATCTGGGAGCGGATGCAGGCCGAGATGGACGCCCGGATCAAGGCGGCCGGCGCGGAGAACGCGTACTTCCCGCTGTTCATCCCGGAGAGCTACCTCAAGCGGGAGGCCGAGCACGTCGAGGGCTTCTCGCCGGAGCTGGCGGTCGTCACGCACGGTGGCGGCAAGCAGCTCGCCGAGCCGGTGGTGGTGCGCCCCACGAGCGAGACGGTCATCGGCGAGTTCATGGCCAAGTGGATCGACTCGTACCGTGACCTGCCGCTGCTGCTCAACCAGTGGGCGAACGTGGTCCGGTGGGAGCTGCGCCCGCGGATCTTCCTGCGCACCAGCGAGTTCCTCTGGCAGGAGGGGCACACCGCGCACGCGACCCGTGAGGACGCCCGCGCCTACGCGCGGCGGATCCTGCACGAGGCGTACGAGGACCTGATGGTCAACGTGCTCGGCATCCCGGTGGTGGTCGGCCTGAAGACCGCCCGGGAGCGCTTCGCCGGCGCCACCGCCACGTACACGTGCGAGGGCATGATGGGCGACGGCAAGGCGCTGCAGCTGGGCACCAGCCACGAGTTGGGCCAGAACTTCGCCAAGGCGTTCGACATCAGCTACTCCTCGGCCGAGGGCGGCCGGGAGCACGCGTGGACCACGTCCTGGGGCACCTCCACCCGGATGCTCGGTGGTCTGATCATGTGCCACGGCGACGACAACGGGCTGCGGGTGCCGCCGAAGCTGGCGCCGGTCCAGGCGTACGTGATGGTCGTCAAGGACGGCGAGGGCGTGAGCCAGGCGGCGGCCAAGCTGTGCGACGCGCTGCGGGACGCCGGGGTGCGGGTGGCGCTGGACGACCGGACCGACACCGCGTTCGGCCGCCGGGCCGTCGACGCCGAGCTGCGCGGCTACCCGGTCCGCGTCGAGGTCGGCCCGCGTGACCTGGCCGCCGGCAACGCGGTCGTGGTCCGGCGTACGGACGGCTCGAAGGCCCCGACGCCGGTGGCCGACGTGGTCGGCGCGGTCCTGGCCGCGCTGGAGGCCGACCAGCGGGCGCTGCACGACCAGGCGCTGGAGTTCCGCCGGTCCCGCACCGTCGAGGTGTCGACGCTGGCCGAGGCGATCGAGGCGTCCGCCACCGGCTGGGCGCGGGTGCCGTGGTCGGCGGTCGGTGTCGAGGGCGAGGCCGAGGCGAACGGCCAGGGCGTGACGGTCCGCTGCCTGGTACGCGCCGACGGCTCGGTGCCGGACTCGGAGGACGAGCCCGACCTGGTGGCGATCCTCGCCCGCGCGTACTGA